CCGGCAACGCTCCTCGTCATCACTGTCGGGCGCGGCACGCATGGCTTCACGCTGTGCCGCGAACGCGGCGAATTCGTGCTGACGCACGAGGCGATCCGCATTCCCGAACACGGAGTCGAACTGGCGATCAACGGCGGCAACGAGCGCTTCTGGGAGCCGCCCGTGCAGCGCTATGTGAGCGAGTGCAGGGACGGCAGCGCGGGCGTGCGCCAGCGCGACATCGACACGCGCTGGATTGCGTCGCTGGTCGCCGATACGCATCGCACGCTGTTGCGCGGCGGCCTGTGTCTTTATCCGCGCGCAAGCCGCTGCGCGCCGCGCGCCTCGCGCCAGCCGCTCCTGTATCAGGCGCAGGCGCTGGCATGGCTCGTCGAGCAGGCGGGGGGATGCGCCAGCACCGGACGCGTGCGGGTGCTCGACGTCGCGGCCGATACGCATGGCTGTACGCCGATGTTTCTCGGCACGCAGCGCGAAGTCGAGCGGATCGAGCGTTACCACCGCGAGCACGAGCGAGGCGAGGATGCGCCCTTCACGTCGCCGCTCTTCAACGAGCGCTCGTTGTTTCGTCCCGAGGCGCGCGTGTAGCGCGCGTCCGTTTCCATGTCGATGACGGGCCGACGCGTCGCGCAGTGGGCCGCCGGATGTTCATGCGCGAAGCGCTGCAAGATGGAGTGAGAGCATGTCGATCAAACATCCGATTGTCGCGGTAACGGGTTCGAGTGGGGCTGGGACGACGACCGTGATGAACAGCTTTCAGCACATCTTCCGGCGCGAGAAGCTCAATGCGCAGATTGTCGAAGGCGATGCGTTCCATCGCTTTGACCGTGCCGCGATGCGCGTCGCGATGAAAGAGGCGGAGGAAACCCGCCGTCAGTTCAGCCACTTCGGCCCGGAAGCGAACCTGCTGGAGGAACTCGCGGCGTTGTTTTGCGAGTACGCGGCAACGGGGGGAGGGCGGGTGCGCAAGTATCTGCACGACGAGGCGGAAGCGGCGGAATACGATCTCGAACCCGGCATGTTCGGACCGTGGACGGACATCGAGCCGCCTACCGATCTGCTTTTCTACGAGGGACTGCACGGCGGATTCATCGGCCGCGGAATCGATGTGGCGCAACACGCCGATCTGCTCGTGGGCGTCGTCCCCATCATCAACCTCGAATGGATCCAGAAGCTGCATCGGGACAAGACACTGCGTGGCTATTCGCAGGAAGCCGTGATGGACACGATCTTGCGCCGGATGCCGGACTACGCTCACCATATCTGTCCTCAGTTCAGCCGCACGCATGTCAACTTTCAGCGCGTGCCGACGGTGGACACGTCAAACCCCTTTACCGCCCGCGACATTCCGAGCGCCGACGAAAGCTTTGTCGTCATCCGCTTTACCAACCCGAAGGGGATCGACTTTCCCTATCTGCTGACGATGCTGCACGACTCCTTCATGAGCCGGCCCAATGTCATCGTCGTGCCGGGCGGCAAGATGGGGCTCGCCATGCAACTGATCTTCACGCCCATGATCCTGCAGATGATCGACCGCCAGAAGCGGGCGGCCTGAACGGTCTGCCGGAAAGTACCCCTTAGCTGTCTACAGGAGACACACATGCAAGTCATGCCGCGCAATCTGCCGATTGATGCCGTGCTGTTCGATCTCGATGGCACGCTGTTGCATACCTCGCCGGACATCGGCAATGCGCTCAACCGGGCGCTGACCGAAAACGGTTTTCCCTTGCTCGCGCCCGGCGTTGCGCAGACCTTGATTGGCGGCGGCTCCGCGATACTGATCGACCGCGCGTTGACGCTGTTGGGTGTGGAGGCGCGCGCTTCGACGCTCGATCTCGTTCTGCGCCGCTATGAGACGTGCTACCACCAGCTCTGCCGCCACGAAGATCAACAGACGCAGCTGTATCCCGGCATCGAGTCGACGCTCGACAGCTTGCGCGGCATGGGCCTCAAGCTCGGCGTCGTCACCAACAAGGAGTCGCGCTTCGTCGAGCCGCTGATGTGGCGCTTTGGTTTGCACGCATGGTTCGACATGATCGTCGACGGAGACGCGCGCTTGCCGCACAAGCCCGATCCCGATCCGCTTCTGCATGCCTGCGAGGCGCTGGGTGTCGATCCCGCGCATACGCTTTTTGTCGGCGATTGCGTGACGGATGCGCTCGCGGCGCAGGCGGCAGGCATGCCGATGGTGTGTGTCAGCTATGGATACAGCAGCGACCACCCGGTGAGCAAATTGCCGTGCATGCGCGTGATCGACACGATCGCCGAGTTGACGGAGCTGATAGGCGGCCCGCGCAAATGGCACGGCTCAACGCGTATCGATCACGGCATCGCCGGGCAGGAGATATCCGCAAGCCAGCTGAATTGAGTGAAGCAAAGGCGCGTCACGTCTTGATGTTCACGCGCCTCATTTTGCGGTACAGCGTATTGCGCGTGATGCCGAGTGCAATCGCGACCTGGCTCACGTTCCAGCGATGCTTGTCCAGCAGCGCGAGCAGTGCTTTGCGTTCGGCCAGCAGGATCGCATTGAGCGGCGCGGCGATGCTTGCTTCGCCTTCTGCATCGTCGGCATCGTCGGATTCTTGCGGCACCGATGCCGTGCTGGCAGCTTGCTGACGGTGCAGGTTCTTCTCCCGATGCACGAGCCAGGCGGGCAGATGGGCCGTGGTGAGTTCATCGCCATCGCAAAGGGCGACCGCCGTGCGCAGCACGTTGCGAAGCTGGCGGATATTCCCGGGCCAGTCGCTATCGAGCAGAATCTGGCGCACGTCCGCTGAAATCCGCAGGGCAGGGGTGTTCTCTTTTTCGAGCAGATGGCGGATCAACGCAAGCTTGTCCTTGCGCGCGCGCAGCGGAGGCAGTTCGAGCATCACGCCGTTCAGGCGGTAGTACAGATCCTCGCGAAACTGACCGCTTTCAACCAGTTCCGCCAGATCACGGTGGCTTGCGCTCACGAGCTGGAAGTCCACCTTGACGACGGTTTCGGAACCGAGTGGCGTGACTTCGCGTTCTTCCAGCACTCGCAACAGGCGCGCCTGCAAGGCGAGCGGCATGTCGCCGATCTCGTCGAGAAAGAGCGTGCCGCCATCGGCTTGCAGGATCTTGCCGCGTCGCCCTTCGCGCTGCGCGCCTGTAAAGGCGCCGGCCCGGTAGCCGAACAGTTCGCTCTCGATCAGATGTTCCGGCAACGAAGCACAGTTGACGGCGACAAACGGACCGCTGTTGCGCTCGCTTGCCGCATGCAGCGCATTGGCGAACACTTCCTTGCCGCTGCCCGTCTCGCCGTGAACCAGCACGGAAATGCCGCGATCGATCACGCGTGCGCCTAGATCGAACTGGCTGGCAATCTGCGCGTCGCCGAATTCGACACGCGATGCGCCTGTGGGCCGAGTGATACGCGTTGGCCGTCGGGCGGGTGCGGGCGTCGCGGGTTGATCGGGCGCTGCGTCGTCGAAGGAAGCGGCAGCAGGTGCCGGCGCGACCGCGTCGCGCGCGGCGCGATCGCGCGGTTCCTGCGCGACGACAAAAAAGCGGCTCGACCCATGCGTGCGATAGATCGCGACGGGATAAAACGAACTGCGCGCGCTGCGCGCCACGATTTCACTCAGCGATGCATTGAAGATTTCGGTGACGGATTGGCCTGCGATCTCATCGAGCGTCACGAAACCCAGTTGCACGAGTGCGCTGCGATTGGCGCCGAGTATCGTGCCATCCTCGTCGACAGTGAGCTTGCCCGCGTGCAGCGTGCCGACGAACTCGGGGCGGCTGTGAAACTGGATCCGGTAGGCCTGCGTATGACGTGCATCGAGCAAGCGGTTTTCGATCATCTGCCGGGACATGCCGACGAGCACGAGCGAATGTTGCTGCAATAGCGGTGAGCGGCTCGTGACGTCGAGCACGCCCGCGATCGTGCCGCGTTCGTCGAATACGGGCGCGGCCGCGCACGTCAGCGTGGTGTAGCGCCGGTAGAAGTGTTCGTGCTGGCGCACGGCGATGCTTTTGCCTTCGGCGAGACAGGTGCCCATGCCGTTGGTGCCAGCTGCCCGTTCGTTCCATATAGCGCCCGCGCACAATCCCCAGTCTTCGACTTCGCCTGCGAATTCGGGCGACGACGCGAGATGCAGGATGACGCCATCCGCGTCGGTCATCACGACGGCGAGTTCGGGATCGCCGAGCTGCTGATAGAGCGTCGCCATTTCGAGCTTCGCGCAATCGATCAGATCGGTGCTCTGCTCGCGGCGCAGCGCAAGTTCCGCGCTTGTCATCACGGGGGGCGCCACGCACACGTCAGGATCGAGTCCATAGTCTTCGATGCAGCGCGTCCATGAGCGGACCACGGGCGCGCTCGGGGCGAATCCGCCAAGAAGACGCTCGCGCATGATGGCTTCGACCTGTTTATCCTTTTCCGCGAGCGGCTGGCATGACGACATGGTGGACATCTCCGGGGAATCGTGGGCGATCATGCATGCGGACATGCGCGCCACATTGAAGCCCATTATTGGCAATCCAATCTGGCGTGACAATCAGCCCTGATGGACTACCTCCCGGGGAGTAGAGGTAAACGAGAGTGACGATGCGACATGGCGGGCGAGCGCGCAGCACGTCGCGGCCGCGTGCGTGGCGAACGCGGCCGGAGCGGTAAAACGAAAGGAAAACCGGGCGGCGCGAAAGTGCGCCGCTGTATCAGTGGTGCGAACGCGAGCCGTGCTCCTGCTGCCACAGGACGGCTTCAAGACGCGAGTGAAGGTCGAGCTTGCGCAGCACGTGCTTGACGTGCACCTTCACGGTCCCCACGCTGATATCGAGCTTGCGCGCGATGGCCTTGTTGCACAGACCCGCCACCAGATGGTCGAACACCTCGACCTCGCGTGCCGTCAGATCGTTCTGCGCCGCGGGAATGCGCTGGCCGCCCGAGAGCGCATGAACGAGACTGCCCGTGACGGACTCGCTGAGGACGGCCGTGCCCTTGAGCGCCTTTTGCAGCGATATGCACAGGTCTTCGGGGTCCATGTCCTTCAACAGATAGCCGTGCGCGCCCGCGCGCAACGCGGCCACCACGTCGCGCTCATTGTCGGACACCGTCAGCATGATGAAACGCGCGTCAACGCCTGCTTCGCGCATGCCTTCGAGCGTTTCGATACCGTTCATGCGCGGCATGTTCAGGTCGATCAGGACGACGTCCGGCTTGAGCCGGACGGCCATCTCGATGCCATCGTGGCCCGAGGTCGCTTCGCCCGCGATCTCGAACGCCGGGTTCATCTGGATCAGTTGCGCGACGCCCTTGCGAAACAACGCGTGGTCGTCGATGAGAAGTACTGTGTGAGGGACCATCTGCTCTTCCTGGGCTCATGGCTGCATAAACTGCGCGGTGCGGCGCAGTGCGATGTCTTGAACGTGCGAGCGGTGGCTTATTGTTTTTGTTGCCAATTGTTGCGAGCCTGAGTTTAACAACTTAAACCAATTGAAAAAAAATTTTGTACCCGGAATGCAGGCACATTCCGGGTTTTCCATAGTGCGGGACTAGAAGTGTCCGCGCAGTTCTTCTGCAATGTCGAAGATGTCACCCACGATGCCGTACTTCGCAATCGAGAAGATCGACGCCTCTGGGTCGGTGTTGACGGCGATGATGTTCTCGA
The Paraburkholderia hospita DNA segment above includes these coding regions:
- a CDS encoding class 1 fructose-bisphosphatase translates to MNPAQVTLSSFLADHLASRRAAAPGGLHATDAAGLCTVIDEVAQAVEAIAARIAQGAIGAAQTVVHGPTPSIHDALSVAANDVMTSMCERSVEIAGMVSPFMQCACATSAGRYVLFADPLDGAANADSNAALGSIFSIRHAGAGTADGGCVITGTKQLAAAYALYGPATLLVITVGRGTHGFTLCRERGEFVLTHEAIRIPEHGVELAINGGNERFWEPPVQRYVSECRDGSAGVRQRDIDTRWIASLVADTHRTLLRGGLCLYPRASRCAPRASRQPLLYQAQALAWLVEQAGGCASTGRVRVLDVAADTHGCTPMFLGTQREVERIERYHREHERGEDAPFTSPLFNERSLFRPEARV
- the gph gene encoding phosphoglycolate phosphatase (PGP is an essential enzyme in the glycolate salvage pathway in higher organisms (photorespiration in plants). Phosphoglycolate results from the oxidase activity of RubisCO in the Calvin cycle when concentrations of carbon dioxide are low relative to oxygen. This enzyme is a member of the Haloacid Dehalogenase (HAD) superfamily of aspartate-nucleophile hydrolase enzymes (PF00702).) produces the protein MQVMPRNLPIDAVLFDLDGTLLHTSPDIGNALNRALTENGFPLLAPGVAQTLIGGGSAILIDRALTLLGVEARASTLDLVLRRYETCYHQLCRHEDQQTQLYPGIESTLDSLRGMGLKLGVVTNKESRFVEPLMWRFGLHAWFDMIVDGDARLPHKPDPDPLLHACEALGVDPAHTLFVGDCVTDALAAQAAGMPMVCVSYGYSSDHPVSKLPCMRVIDTIAELTELIGGPRKWHGSTRIDHGIAGQEISASQLN
- a CDS encoding phosphoribulokinase, which produces MSIKHPIVAVTGSSGAGTTTVMNSFQHIFRREKLNAQIVEGDAFHRFDRAAMRVAMKEAEETRRQFSHFGPEANLLEELAALFCEYAATGGGRVRKYLHDEAEAAEYDLEPGMFGPWTDIEPPTDLLFYEGLHGGFIGRGIDVAQHADLLVGVVPIINLEWIQKLHRDKTLRGYSQEAVMDTILRRMPDYAHHICPQFSRTHVNFQRVPTVDTSNPFTARDIPSADESFVVIRFTNPKGIDFPYLLTMLHDSFMSRPNVIVVPGGKMGLAMQLIFTPMILQMIDRQKRAA
- a CDS encoding sigma-54-dependent Fis family transcriptional regulator; translation: MSSCQPLAEKDKQVEAIMRERLLGGFAPSAPVVRSWTRCIEDYGLDPDVCVAPPVMTSAELALRREQSTDLIDCAKLEMATLYQQLGDPELAVVMTDADGVILHLASSPEFAGEVEDWGLCAGAIWNERAAGTNGMGTCLAEGKSIAVRQHEHFYRRYTTLTCAAAPVFDERGTIAGVLDVTSRSPLLQQHSLVLVGMSRQMIENRLLDARHTQAYRIQFHSRPEFVGTLHAGKLTVDEDGTILGANRSALVQLGFVTLDEIAGQSVTEIFNASLSEIVARSARSSFYPVAIYRTHGSSRFFVVAQEPRDRAARDAVAPAPAAASFDDAAPDQPATPAPARRPTRITRPTGASRVEFGDAQIASQFDLGARVIDRGISVLVHGETGSGKEVFANALHAASERNSGPFVAVNCASLPEHLIESELFGYRAGAFTGAQREGRRGKILQADGGTLFLDEIGDMPLALQARLLRVLEEREVTPLGSETVVKVDFQLVSASHRDLAELVESGQFREDLYYRLNGVMLELPPLRARKDKLALIRHLLEKENTPALRISADVRQILLDSDWPGNIRQLRNVLRTAVALCDGDELTTAHLPAWLVHREKNLHRQQAASTASVPQESDDADDAEGEASIAAPLNAILLAERKALLALLDKHRWNVSQVAIALGITRNTLYRKMRRVNIKT
- the narL gene encoding two-component system response regulator NarL translates to MVPHTVLLIDDHALFRKGVAQLIQMNPAFEIAGEATSGHDGIEMAVRLKPDVVLIDLNMPRMNGIETLEGMREAGVDARFIMLTVSDNERDVVAALRAGAHGYLLKDMDPEDLCISLQKALKGTAVLSESVTGSLVHALSGGQRIPAAQNDLTAREVEVFDHLVAGLCNKAIARKLDISVGTVKVHVKHVLRKLDLHSRLEAVLWQQEHGSRSHH